In the genome of Kluyveromyces marxianus DMKU3-1042 DNA, complete genome, chromosome 1, one region contains:
- a CDS encoding peroxisomal membrane protein 2 (PXMP2 (MPV17)) — protein MSSVVVKKYNIALRRSPILTKCITGAVLSALSELVSQWVSLSAEEKEKKLNWVKIGLMSLYGGLLNSPVNHFSYKWITNFTSRKVAVKWRAVVQLACSLGIVSPIQVFGLLCTLTSINVGKIDKKVLVNAIKSRYLPMLSSSLATSTIILSIAQKFLAPEKWSVFFSLAYAILGTGQNVYLKFQK, from the coding sequence ATGTCATCTGTCGTGGTTAAGAAGTACAATATAGCTTTAAGACGTAGTCCAATTTTGACGAAATGCATAACGGGTGCAGTGTTAAGCGCTCTCAGTGAATTGGTAAGCCAATGGGTTAGTTTGTCTGCTgaggaaaaagagaagaagctaaaTTGGGTTAAAATAGGATTGATGAGTCTCTACGGCGGTCTGTTAAATTCTCCAGTGAATCATTTTAGTTACAAATGGATAACGAATTTCACTAGCAGAAAAGTCGCTGTTAAATGGCGTGCTGTTGTCCAATTGGCTTGCTCCCTAGGTATTGTGTCGCCAATCCAGGTTTTCGGGTTATTGTGCACATTGACTTCCATTAACGTAGGGAAAATTGACAAAAAGGTGCTAGTAAATGCAATCAAGAGCAGATATCTACCCATGCTATCATCAAGTCTAGCTACATCGACAATTATCTTGTCTATTGCACAGAAATTCTTGGCGCCCGAAAAATGGTCCGTATTTTTCAGTTTGGCTTATGCAATTTTGGGCACTGGTCAGAACGTTTATTTGAAGTTTCAGAAATGA
- the DPS1 gene encoding aspartate--tRNA ligase DPS1 (cytoplasmic), which translates to MSEEVKKDPVEQISQGVEQVILGEDGQPLSKKALKKLQKEQEKQRKKEERERQLAAEKEAREKEAAANDTAKENYGKAPLVQSTTKTGIERVHFEDLDEAKHDGQEVVFRARVHNSRQQGATLAFLTLRQQAELIQGLVKANKEGTISKQMVKWVGSINLESIVVVHGIVKKVAEPIKSATVQNLEIHITKIYTISETPEQLPILIEDASRSEAEAEAAGLPVVNLDTRLDSRVIDLRTVTNQAIFRIQSGVCALFREFLSSKKFTEVHTPKLLGAPSEGGSNVFEVTYFKGKSYLAQSPQLYKQQLIAADFERVFEVAPVFRAENSNTHRHMTEFTGLDLEMAFEEHYDEVVDLLGELFVFIFSELKTRYAKEIALVRKQYPVEEFKLPKDGKMVRIPFKEGIAMLREAGKEIDDLEDLSTENEKFLGKLVREKYDTDFYILDKFPLNIRPFYTMPDAEDSRYSNSYDFFMRGEEILSGAQRIHDAELLRERMKAHGVHPEDPGLEDYCNAFTYGCPPHAGGGIGLERVVMFYLDLKNIRRASLFPRDPKRLRP; encoded by the coding sequence ATGTCCGAAGAAGTTAAGAAGGATCCAGTTGAACAAATTTCTCAAGGTGTCGAACAAGTCATCTTGGGAGAAGATGGCCAACCATTATCGAAGAaagctttgaagaagttgcaGAAGGAGCAagagaagcaaagaaagaaggaggAAAGAGAGCGTCAATTGGCAGCTGAAAAAGAGGCTCGTGAAAAGGAAGCTGCTGCTAATGACACTGCTAAGGAAAACTACGGTAAGGCACCATTAGTGCAATCCACCACTAAAACTGGTATTGAAAGAGTGCATTTCgaagatttggatgaaGCAAAGCACGATGgccaagaagttgtttTCAGAGCTAGAGTTCACAACTCTAGACAGCAAGGTGCTACTTTGGCTTTCTTAACTTTGAGACAACAAGCTGAATTAATTCAAGGTTTGGTTAAAGCCAACAAGGAGGGTACTATTTCAAAGCAAATGGTCAAGTGGGTTGGTTCTATCAACCTTGAAtctattgttgttgtccACGGTATTGTTAAGAAGGTTGCTGAGCCAATCAAGTCTGCTACTGTGCAAAACCTGGAAATTCACATCACCAAGATTTACACTATCTCTGAAACTCCAGAACAATTGCCAATTTTGATTGAAGACGCATCTCGTTCTGAAGCCGAAGCCGAAGCTGCTGGCTTGCCAGTTGTCAATTTGGACACAAGATTGGACTCCAGAGTTATCGACTTGAGAACAGTGACAAACCAAGCTATCTTCAGAATTCAATCTGGTGTCTGTGCCTTGTTCAGAGAATTCTTGAGCAGCAAGAAGTTTACTGAGGTGCATACTCCAAAATTGTTAGGTGCTCCATCCGAAGGTGGTTCTAACGTCTTTGAAGTGACATACTTCAAGGGTAAGTCCTACTTGGCCCAATCTCCTCAATTGTACAAGCAACAATTGATTGCCGCTGACTTTGAAAGAGTCTTCGAAGTAGCTCCAGTGTTCAGAGCTGAAAACTCCAACACTCACCGTCATATGACCGAATTTACCGGTTTAGACTTGGAAATGGcatttgaagaacattACGATGAAGTTGTTGACCTATTGGGAGAATTGTTCGTCTTTATCTTTTCTGAATTGAAGACCAGATATGCGAAGGAGATTGCGCTAGTTCGTAAGCAATATcctgttgaagaattcaagcTACCAAAGGACGGAAAAATGGTCCGTATTCCATTCAAGGAAGGTATTGCTATGCTAAGAGAGGCTGGTAAGGAAATCGATGACCTAGAAGATTTGTCCacagaaaatgaaaagttcTTGGGTAAATTGGTCAGAGAGAAATACGATACCGATTTCTACATCTTGGACAAATTCCCATTGAACATTCGTCCATTCTACACCATGCCAGATGCAGAAGACTCTCGCTACTCTAACTCCtatgatttcttcatgAGAGGTGAAGAAATCTTGTCTGGTGCTCAACGTATTCACGATGCTGAATTGTTGAGAGAAAGAATGAAAGCCCATGGTGTTCACCCAGAAGATCCTGGTCTAGAAGACTACTGTAACGCTTTCACTTACGGATGTCCTCCACatgctggtggtggtattgGTCTAGAAAGAGTTGTTATGTTCTACTTGGACTTGAAGAACATCAGAAGAGCTTCCTTGTTCCCAAGAGACCCAAAGAGATTGAGACCATGA
- the THP1 gene encoding Thp1p, protein MESFFGALKNGNFAVLDINIDRNGQMVLAMQQYLRSNEVSSLEKLVKSQNLFENRWTRFNNLVESFLIYCKELNPYSLWESSFSIFQYYQDLNTCLTNESTIYPLDSLVPLFTSTTELIIPMAIRLDRNYKIIGTRQHQFLTHIASIISKLFNSIKSRVDDDKVEFANLSGKQKILLYIANKLNMIYFKINSPSSCSNIFKNLKPKSNINSFSQYPLLERMQFRYYLGRYYLLNHRIVNAFHQLNQCYQLLVTLPDSEHSAYSVIKRNNMRRLLKFLIPCGIIIGKLPDFYKLSQWDQQLAELYTGLLLGVKNGNLHAVNMWLYQNEAWLKESKLLIVLLEKLPILTFRSLLRSIFLNYCIPRHSNKLPYSVIRPLLAKSIGTYSPDIPAIYKENYTAESLENILVTLSIQQLWKGNVFPSLQVCVTMKTDDISMIFPKINEKVVSRFSLSHEDSWLDK, encoded by the coding sequence ATGGAATCCTTCTTTGGTGCTCTAAAAAATGGCAACTTTGCAGTTTTAGACATTAATATCGATAGAAATGGGCAAATGGTGTTAGCTATGCAGCAGTATCTGCGATCAAATGAGGTCAGCTCGCTGGAGAAACTGGTCAAATCGCAGAATTTGTTTGAGAATAGATGGACGCGGTTTAATAATCTAGTAGAGTCTTTTCTCATATACTGTAAGGAATTGAACCCCTACTCTCTGTGGGAATCTTCCTTCTCGATTTTCCAATACTATCAGGATCTTAACACATGTTTGACAAATGAAAGTACGATATATCCTTTGGATTCACTAGTACCTCTATTTACGTCGACCACTGAACTCATTATACCAATGGCCATTCGTCTTGACAGGAACTATAAGATCATTGGTACAAGACAGCATCAGTTTTTAACTCATATTGCATCGATTATTTCCAAATTATTCAACAGCATTAAGTCCAGAGTAGATGACGACAAAGTAGAATTTGCGAACCTTTCTgggaaacaaaagattttGTTGTATATTGCAAACAAGCTTAACATGATTTACTTCAAGATAAACTCACCGTCGTCTTGTTCAAAtatcttcaagaatttaAAACCTAAATCAAACATTAATTCGTTCAGTCAATACCCATTACTGGAGAGGATGCAATTCAGATATTATCTCGGGAGATATTATCTACTCAATCATAGAATTGTGAACGCGTTTCATCAATTGAATCAATGCTACCAACTACTTGTCACTTTGCCCGATAGCGAACATTCCGCGTACTCAGTCATCAAACGTAACAACATGCGGAGGCTTTTAAAATTTCTAATTCCTTGCGGAATCATCATTGGGAAACTTCCTGATTTTTATAAACTCTCTCAATGGGATCAACAGCTAGCAGAATTGTACACCGGCTTGCTACTGGGTGTAAAAAATGGTAATTTGCATGCAGTGAACATGTGGCTATATCAGAATGAAGCTTGGTTGAAAGAAAGCAAACTATTAATTGTCCTCCTAGAAAAGCTACCAATACTAACTTTTAGATCATTGCTGCGATCCATATTCCTGAATTACTGCATTCCTCGGCATTCAAACAAACTGCCATATTCCGTCATCAGACCGCTCTTGGCGAAGTCGATAGGAACATACTCACCTGATATTCCGGcaatatataaagaaaattaCACAGCAGAGTCACTCGAAAATATTCTCGTCACTCTATCAATCCAACAGCTATGGAAGGGAAACGTATTCCCCAGCCTGCAAGTGTGCGTTACAATGAAGACTGACGACATATCCATGATTTTCCCAAAGATTAACGAAAAGGTCGTTTCCAGATTCTCATTAAGCCATGAAGATTCTTGGTTGGACAAAtaa
- the OCA5 gene encoding Oca5p, producing the protein MPLQPSSSHSERKNRIHLHASSRNSKQQEWDRELVALIIKLLGENDHDSLALIARNAGIPPQLRHAVWPILLKYHPMVISPNILSNTLVLKDDENETELQYFPEDRTDDEISDLMDNELNKYFQVRHSVPVPPEIQHIKSRLKDCVWQFLKKWGKICKYESGLIWIALGLAEWCPMSTGDDLVLSGKKHHNHNSALFHLYNEYPMLDHLVQKLPVPEFSFDAVYERLVMVLFHSPVLDEKPDNSTYYLFKSGNLNQQSQLFFKIFAKTLPELYQPITDEGALQGSKKITWLYWWIKCCGCKVLHRQDRARIWDVLLGWRPRPESINYYLDYNRKSFESIYTKELRLPEDVFHRICKGEHDEFWFPDLMSLKLGKNGLNTDKDVIRELIRRNKYGEEPEPHENEIPYSLLNPRTQLLFIYVAIIQHNEFKLLEFEETEITEFLNNVPLISKFDDYNFKKMYDDDITSGSSTDTDESIISLTRPSLNHMMIEVGTDDKIANSFDEIYQQAGDIWRNWAWQEMEEFVED; encoded by the coding sequence ATGCCTTTACAGCCGTCCTCTTCTCATTCCGAAAGGAAGAATAGGATCCACCTCCatgcttcttcaagaaattccaaGCAGCAAGAATGGGATAGAGAGTTAGTAGCATTAATCATCAAACTTTTGGGTGAAAACGATCATGATTCGCTAGCTCTCATCGCTAGAAATGCTGGTATTCCTCCACAGTTGCGTCATGCAGTGTGGCCAATCTTGTTGAAGTATCATCCTATGGTTATTTctccaaatattttatcAAACACGCTAGTTTTGAAGGACGATGAGAACGAAACGGAATTACAATATTTCCCAGAAGATCGAACCGACGACGAAATCTCAGATCTAATGGACAACGAATTAAACAAATACTTTCAAGTGAGACATTCTGTTCCCGTACCTCCAGAAATTCAGCATATCAAGAGTCGATTGAAAGATTGTGTCTGGcaatttttgaagaagtggGGCAAAATTTGTAAGTATGAATCTGGTTTAATTTGGATAGCTCTTGGGTTGGCAGAATGGTGTCCAATGTCAACTGGTGATGATTTGGTATTAAGTGGAAAAAAGCACCACAATCATAACTCTGCATTATTCCACCTATATAATGAGTATCCGATGCTCGACCATTTGGTGCAAAAATTACCTGTACCGGAGTTCTCATTCGATGCTGTTTATGAACGTTTAGTTATGGTACTCTTTCATTCTCCGGTTCTAGACGAAAAACCTGACAATTCTACCTATTATCTCTTTAAAAGCGGTAATTTAAACCAACAATCACAActgttcttcaaaattttcGCAAAGACCTTACCTGAACTTTACCAACCTATCACGGATGAAGGTGCTTTACAAGGTTCCAAAAAAATCACATGGCTGTATTGGTGGATCAAGTGTTGCGGTTGCAAAGTCTTGCATCGTCAGGATAGAGCTAGAATATGGGATGTTTTATTAGGCTGGAGGCCGCGACCAGAGTCAATTAACTACTACCTTGACTACAATCGTAAATCATTTGAAAGTATCTATACTAAAGAATTGAGGTTGCCTGAAGATGTTTTCCACAGGATATGTAAGGGTGAACATGACGAATTCTGGTTCCCAGACTTAATGTCTTTGAAGCTAGGTAAAAATGGGTTGAATACTGATAAAGACGTAATAAGAGAGTTAATTAGAAGGAATAAGTATGGCGAAGAACCCGAACCTCacgaaaatgaaatccCATACTCACTTCTAAACCCTCGAACCCAACTCTTGTTCATTTACGTGGCCATTATTCAACATAATGAGTTCAAACTCTTGgagtttgaagaaactgaaaTTACAGAGTTCTTAAATAATGTGCCATTAATCTCAAAATTTGATGACtacaatttcaaaaaaatgtacGACGATGATATTACTAGCGGAAGTTCCACAGACACAGACGAATCTATTATCTCTTTAACAAGGCCGTCGCTTAATCATATGATGATTGAAGTCGGGACGGATGATAAAATTGCTAATTCTTTTGACGAAATTTACCAGCAGGCTGGTGACATCTGGAGAAACTGGGCTTGGCAAGAGATGGAAGAGTTTGTTGAGGACTAG
- the SMD1 gene encoding mRNA splicing protein SMD1, producing MQLTGFLKKLKNEQVSIELKNGTTVWGIVRNVSPQMNVSLTDVRLTLPAKSSDATLAAVLLSGGSTQGQDSKRTTSLEFINIRGNTIRHILLPDNINLDALLVDQEEVNRLRKLGKVGHDANKKRSLESNGNAPKRPKRAF from the coding sequence ATGCAATTGACTggatttttgaagaaactaaagaaCGAGCAAGTGTCTATAGAGCTTAAAAACGGAACAACGGTATGGGGTATAGTGAGAAACGTATCGCCACAGATGAATGTTTCGCTCACAGATGTAAGGCTCACACTCCCCGCTAAAAGTTCAGATGCGACATTAGCTGCGGTTTTACTCTCTGGAGGTTCGACTCAGGGCCAAGATTCTAAGAGAACGACTAGTTTGGAGTTCATTAATATCAGAGGTAACACTATTAGACACATTCTACTTCCAGACAACATCAACTTAGATGCTCTATTGGTGGATCAAGAGGAGGTGAATAGATTACGAAAGCTGGGGAAAGTGGGCCATGATGCTAATAAGAAGAGAAGTTTGGAGAGTAATGGAAACGCTCCTAAACGTCCGAAGAGAGCATTCTAA
- the SIT4 gene encoding type 2A-related serine/threonine-protein phosphatase SIT4 — protein MSDKGPDLWLEKIKKCQALTESEMKQLCEMMKELLMEESNIQPVQSPVTVCGDIHGQFHDLLELFRTAGGFPDQINYIFLGDYVDRGYYSLETFTLLMCLKVKYPSRITLVRGNHESRQITQVYGFYEECLNKYGSTTVWKYCCQVFDFLTLAAIIDGKILCVHGGLSPEIRMLDQIRVLSRAQEVPHEGGFSDLLWSDPDNVEAWQVSPRGAGWLFGSKVAREFNYVNGLSLIARAHQLVMEGFKYHFPEKDVVTVWSAPNYCYRCGNVASVMKVEDDLEPTFKIFSAVPDDYIQETNQNNQRGGYFL, from the coding sequence ATGTCTGACAAAGGGCCAGATTTATGGCTCgagaagatcaagaaatGTCAAGCTTTGACGGAGTCTGAAATGAAGCAGCTCTGTGAGATGATGAAAGAGCTTTTGATGGAAGAATCCAACATTCAGCCTGTCCAATCGCCCGTAACAGTATGTGGTGATATTCATGGTCAGTTCCACGATCTTTTGGAGCTATTCAGAACTGCTGGAGGTTTCCCTGACCAAATAAACTACATATTTCTCGGCGACTATGTGGATCGAGGCTATTACAGTTTGGAGACATTCACTCTTTTGATGTGTTTGAAGGTGAAGTATCCATCCAGAATCACACTCGTAAGAGGTAACCATGAATCGAGACAGATTACACAAGTTTATGGGTTTTATGAGGAATGTTTAAATAAGTATGGTTCTACTACCGTATGGAAGTACTGTTGTCAGGTGTTCGACTTTTTAACTTTGGCTGCCATTATAGATGGGAAGATCCTCTGTGTTCATGGTGGCTTATCTCCTGAAATCAGAATGCTAGACCAAATTAGGGTGCTTTCAAGAGCCCAAGAGGTTCCTCATGAAGGTGGGTTCTCAGATTTGTTGTGGAGTGACCCAGATAATGTAGAAGCATGGCAAGTTTCGCCTCGTGGTGCAGGATGGTTATTCGGTAGTAAAGTGGCAAGAGAGTTCAATTATGTGAACGGATTAAGTCTAATCGCAAGAGCGCATCAACTAGTTATGGAAGGTTTCAAGTACCATTTCCCGGAGAAGGATGTCGTGACTGTATGGTCAGCTCCTAACTACTGTTATAGATGTGGTAATGTGGCCAGTGTTATGAAAGTTGAAGATGATCTGGAACCaacattcaaaatattctcAGCTGTGCCTGATGACTATattcaagaaacaaaccaaaacaaccaaagaGGTGGGTACTTCTTATAG
- the UPF3 gene encoding Upf3p: MLPRKRNRRRYRKRTGPVSREYKLCVRLLPPNLTEEQFINTLEEHGIKIDLFKESFYYVQGHYSHKIFKKPTLSRAYIQLDSLDTIRSLIDGIKTCRFIDDLDNSMVPDLQISPFVKKTTSACDTNPIEGTILKDHVFQTFAKSWKLINEEESSSLQFKDLSVITPLRKELEREAKMEKLLQERKEKALIELAGDPTSEAKKKEIKRLKKKLRLLEKKKKKFAKGKGSNDDDLEKELKGNLAAFKEGLSKSKSKTKSKKKLKTKSKSKSKSQSKSKSNPETDTTVSETSPVNSKKKILLKPKDKEKLDTASSTEKKGSKKSKPKKKDKGKDASEAAKEQTTTTDSKTKGKTKPKPKPKTKKKPNSKADIPKNDKSGPRESTSDTTVNNETAKPKPNKKRRYRKPKKSAE, translated from the coding sequence ATGCTGCCTAGAAAGAggaacagaagaagatacaGAAAGAGAACAGGACCTGTTTCTCGTGAATATAAACTATGTGTTCGGTTATTACCACCAAATTTAACTGAAGAACAGTTTATTAATACATTAGAAGAACATGGGATCAAAATCGACCTATTCAAGGAATCTTTCTATTACGTGCAGGGTCACTACTCTCATAAAATCTTTAAGAAACCAACATTATCTCGTGCATACATACAGTTGGATTCATTGGATACAATTAGATCTTTAATTGACGGTATTAAAACTTGCAGGTTCATCGATGACTTGGATAATTCCATGGTTCCGGACCTTCAAATATCGCCATTCGTGAAGAAAACCACTAGTGCCTGTGATACCAATCCCATTGAGGGGACAATACTGAAGGATCATGTGTTTCAAACCTTTGCAAAATCATGGAAATTGATTAATGAAGAGGAGAGCAGCTCATTAcaattcaaagatttgAGTGTGATAACACCGttaagaaaagaattagAACGAGAGGCTAAGATGGAAAAACTATTGCAAGAACGTAAGGAGAAGGCACTTATTGAGCTAGCGGGTGATCCCACCAGTGAggcaaagaagaaggagatCAAGAGACTTAAGAAAAAACTAAGACTattagaaaagaagaagaagaagtttgcCAAAGGCAAGGGAagtaatgatgatgatttagagaaagaattgaaaggAAACTTAGCTGCCTTCAAAGAGGGCCTCTCGAAATCTAAATCCAAGACaaagtcaaagaaaaaactaaaaactaAATCTAAATCTAAATCTAAGTCCCAATCCAAGTCTAAATCTAATCCTGAAACGGATACTACCGTTAGCGAAACATCACCAGTAAAttctaagaagaagattcttctaaaaccaaaagatAAGGAGAAGTTGGATACTGCAAGTTCGACTGAAAAGAAAGGGAGcaagaaatcaaaacccaagaaaaaagacaaaggTAAAGATGCTTCAGAGGCAGCAAAAGAGCAAACAACCACGACAGACTCTAAGACGAAAGgtaaaacaaaaccaaaaccaaaaccaaaaacaaagaagaaacctAATTCAAAGGCTGACATCCCTAAAAACGATAAATCAGGACCTCGGGAAAGTACATCGGACACTACAGTAAATAACGAAACTGCAAAGCCCAAACCAAATAAGAAAAGGCGATACAGAAAACCTAAAAAGAGTGCAGAATAA
- the MRPL25 gene encoding mitochondrial 54S ribosomal protein mL59 (mitochondrial) has product MPGTNMKQYFDLLPAQLKNFFKKYPPNVKYSDKPTVISAPDANPFLPNKNPVTGKYHEPKYSLRRMSDLYKLAYNYGIHDMLPPTKKLFFEEKYENKKFMKGVLLPKGHKHERIHEQKIAKMAEAIKNADQYIIDVKGSKYKRKLEQKQKEKARSWF; this is encoded by the coding sequence ATGCCAGGAACTAATATgaaacaatattttgatCTTCTGCCAGCTCAGCTaaaaaatttcttcaagaaatacCCACCAAATGTTAAATACAGCGACAAGCCAACTGTGATCTCGGCTCCAGATGCCAATCCATTCCTACCCAACAAGAACCCTGTTACAGGAAAATACCACGAACCTAAGTATTCGCTAAGACGGATGAGTGATTTGTATAAACTTGCTTATAACTATGGTATCCATGACATGCTTCCACCAACAAAGAAGCTGTTCTTCGAAGAAAAGTACGAAAATAAGAAGTTCATGAAGGGTGTACTGTTACCTAAAGGCCACAAGCATGAACGTATTCACGAACAAAAAATAGCTAAGATGGCTGAAGCTATCAAGAATGCAGACCAATATATCATTGACGTGAAGGGTTCCAAGTACAAGAGAAAGTTAGAACAGAagcaaaaggaaaaggcaAGAAGTTGGTTCTGA
- the YNK1 gene encoding nucleoside diphosphate kinase: MSNTERTFIAIKPDGVQRGLISKILARFEDRGYKLVGIKLVTPTDALLKEHYADLADKPFFPSLLKYMTSGPVLATVWEGKDVVKQGRAILGATNPLQSAPGTIRGDFAIEVGRNVCHGSDSVESAQKEINLWFKKEELVDYKLNQLAWIYE; encoded by the coding sequence ATGTCCAACACTGAAAGAACTTTCATTGCTATTAAGCCAGATGGTGTCCAAAGAGGTTTGATCTCCAAGATCTTGGCTCGTTTCGAAGACAGAGGCTACAAGTTGGTCGGTATCAAGTTGGTCACTCCAACTGATGCTTTGTTGAAGGAGCACTACGCTGACTTGGCTGACAAGCCATTCTTCCCatctttgttgaagtacATGACTTCCGGTCCAGTTTTGGCTACTGTCTGGGAAGGTAAGGACGTTGTTAAGCAAGGTCGTGCTATCTTGGGTGCTACCAACCCATTGCAATCCGCTCCAGGTACCATCAGAGGTGACTTTGCCATTGAAGTTGGTAGAAATGTCTGCCACGGTTCCGACTCTGTTGAATCTGCTCAAAAGGAAATCAACTTGTGgttcaagaaggaagaacTTGTTGACTACAAGTTGAACCAATTGGCTTGGATTTACGAATAA
- the PRP38 gene encoding U4/U6-U5 snRNP complex subunit PRP38 has product MSNEFYIEDSLSGKQLNHQSTSLVVPQTFRNRVMSSMYYKVNLTPISMRGDTIVQLIPIIVRDLGSLNERKSPHMGVCGGVEFKCLLMKMINLRPPWDQLKVLLEPHESFNNKYITVLILCYLRISYYFLSETHSNEQGISFGLLHDMMKKYIKDHRKLKSYPLDVDCWSQAIKKELVISHLDEIVDWLCEKSEIWGIPLGKCSWCKIWDDDDDDENSDSDSDSDSISDTDSASNSSESNE; this is encoded by the coding sequence ATGTCAAATGAGTTTTACATTGAGGACAGTTTGTCCGGGAAGCAGTTGAATCACCAATCGACTTCGTTGGTTGTTCCTCAAACATTTCGAAATAGAGTTATGTCCTCGATGTACTATAAAGTGAATCTCACACCTATAAGCATGAGAGGAGACACCATAGTCCAGCTTATTCCAATTATAGTAAGGGATTTGGGATCATTGAATGAACGCAAGAGCCCTCACATGGGTGTGTGCGGAGGTGTGGAGTTCAAATgcttgttgatgaagatgataaaCCTTCGGCCGCCATGGGATCAACTAAAGGTACTTCTAGAGCCACACGAGTCGTTTAATAACAAATATATTACAGTACTGATATTATGTTACTTGAGAATTTCATACTATTTTCTAAGTGAAACCCATTCAAATGAGCAAGGTATATCCTTCGGTTTACTACATGatatgatgaagaaatatataaaggACCACAGAAAACTAAAGAGCTATCCGCTAGATGTAGACTGCTGGTCACAAGCAATCAAAAAGGAGCTCGTAATATCTCACTTGGACGAGATTGTCGATTGGTTATGCGAAAAGAGTGAAATCTGGGGCATCCCACTTGGAAAATGTAGTTGGTGTAAGATATgggatgatgatgatgatgacgaaaaTTCAGATTCGGATTCAGATTCGGATTCAATCTCAGATACAGATTCGGCATCAAACTCCAGCGAGTCCAATGAGTAA